ACAATGCCCGCTTCACCCGCACCCTGGCGATTTTGACCAACAGCGGCGTGGAATTACTGGTGGCGCTGAGAATTTCCAGCCAAGTACTGGCCAACGATGCCATGCGCAAAGCCGTGGAAACCGCCGCATTGCGAGTGCGTGAGGGGCAGAGCCTGAACAAGGCCCTGGAAACCAGCCGGCTGTTTCCGCCGGTGACGATACATCTGGTGGCCAGCGGCGAGGCTAGCGGCCAATTACCGCGTATGCTGGAAAGCGCCGCCGACGATCAGGAGCGCGACATTCAAGACCTGACCGAACTGACCATGGGCTTGTTCGAGCCGGCCCTGATTTTGACCATGGGCTTGGTGGTGCTGACCATTGTGCTGGCGATTCTGCTGCCGATTTTCGAGATGAATCAGTTGATTCGATAAATCAACTGTACTTAATCTACACAATTAACCTTTCTTATTAACCTGACCCTTATATATCGTCGCTCCCGCGAAGGCGGGAGCCCAGTGGATGCGATGGATTCCCGCCTTTGCGGGAATGACGAATGCAGGGTATTTAAGGGCCTAGTTAATAGTTTGCATGCCCGGCAAATCTCGCTGCCTGCAACTATCCATTCCGGAACGCCGAATTTGCGTTAATGGATTCCCGAGGTATGTTTAAATGTAAGCGTTTTAGTTAAACGCCACGCTTACGACTTACCGGCAACTCTAAATTCTCTCGGGCTGAATCGGCGGATCAAGTCCGAACATATCTTATAAATTAGCAAAACCATGCGAACCTGGCTGATTCATTTTTGGGAATATCTGCGTAATAGCTATTGGTTGATCCCCGTGATCATGCTGTTTACCGCCATCGCTTTATCTTACAGCTTGCTTGAGGCGGATGCCCATATCGACTTAACTATGGTTCGCGGGCTCGGATGGCTGGTGTTTACCAGTTCAGACGGTGCGAGGGCGGTTTTGTCCACTATCGCAGCTTCCACATTCGCCGCCGCCACGCTGACGTTCTCGGTGACCATGGTGACGTTGAGCTTAACCAGTTCTCAGTTTGGCCCCCGTTTATTGCGGAATTTTTTGCGCGACCCGGTCAATCAATTCGTGTTCGGCGCATTCATTGCCACGTTTGTCTATTGTTTACTGATTATGCGCGGCATGGGAGTTGCGGATAGCCGGATACCAAGCATTTCGATCAGTCTGGCGTTGGTATTTGTGTTGACAGACAGTATCTTGTTTATCGGCTTTATCCATCATTTAACCTCGTCCATTCGCGTGGAACGCATCGCCTTTGAAATCGGGCAGGAATTTATCGAAGCGATTCACCGTTTTCTCCCGGAGCCTTATACCGAAGACGAGGAATCTTCCTACGCGCCATCCCTTCCCAAAGACACGGCAACCGTAATCCGCTCCGAAGCCTTTGGTTACGTGCAGGCCATTAATCATTCGGCATTAATATCGCTGGCGGAAAATGAAAATATTACCATTGAGCTGCTATTCAAACCCGGCCACTACGTGCAGCCGGGCGCTCCGATAGCAAACATCTGGCCTTATGTTCACCTGAAGGATCACATAGAAGGCCCGCTGCGTGCGTGTTTTCTGTTGGGTAAACAACCCAGCGGCGAGCAGGATTTGGAATTTACGGTTCGGCAGCTCGTGCAAATTGCCGCCCGGGCTCTTTCCCCCGGTATTAACGATCCCTTTACCGCAATGACCTGCATCGATTATTTAGCCACCGGCTTGGCTGTTATCGCAACCCGGCAACTGCCCGAATTCCAAATCAGAAATGAGGCGGGGCGCTTATTGCTGGTAAAAAACCGGATTTCGTTCCAAAGTTTGCTTGAGGCCTGTTTTAACGGAATTCGACAAATGTGCGCTAACAATCCGCCGGTTGTGATTTATTTACTTGAGGCGTTTGCCCAATTGGCTTCTATAACCCAAAGAAATGCCGACAGGGAGGCGCTGGCGCTGAATGCAAAGCTTACCTTGGATTCGACGATAGGCCAGAACCTGTTGGAGCATGACGCACAGGCCATTAAACAAAGATTTGAACGCGTTCAGCAGGCGTTTGCACTTTCCGAAGAAGCGTTGCCTACGAAGTCATAGCCTTGGCTGAATAACGGCTCGAATCACGATGCACAGCTTACGAAATACCAATGTTTATGGAGAATATCATTATGCGTATTTATCAATTTTTTCTTGTACTGATAGTCTCGAATCTGCTGTTCGTGAACACCGGTTATGCTGATGCTATCGATCAAATTTTGACCGATAGCGGCAGTGAGGCGAGTTCTGTTAACACTAAACCTATAGAACTCGAGCATAGCAAGCAAACCGACAAGCAGATCAAGAAACGCTTGGAGCAAATCTACTCGGAACTGGAGGGTTTGAACGATTTGCAGGTCGCGGTCGCCAGCAGCGTGGTGACCTTAACCGGCACGGTGGATTCAAAAGCCGCCGAACAAAAGGCGCTGGATTTCGCCCGTAATGTGCAGGGCGTAATAGACGTAAAGAACCAGCTCATCACCACGCACGACTTAAAAAAACGCCTGGATACGGTTCAAAGCAAATTTAAAACCAGCGCCGAACAACTGCTTGTGGAATCGCCGCTTTATCTGCTGGCATTGCTGACTTTTTGCTTATTCTGGTTTATCGGTTCCTGGCTGGGGAAGCGGCAGCAACTGTATAGAAAAATCGCCGTTAATTATTTTATCGCCGACCTGCTAGGCAAGTTCGTGCATTTGGTTTGTACCTTGCTGGGTATTGTGTTGGCTTTGAGCTTGCTGGATGCCACCGCCCTGCTGGGTACCATTTTAGGGGCGGCCGGTATTTTGGGTTTGGCGATCAGTTTTGCGGTGCGGGATACGGTCGAGAATTTTATTGCCAGTCTGTTGCTGAGCATTCGAAATCCCTTTGAAGTAAACGATGCCGTCGATATTGATGGGTTCCAGGGGAGTGTGGTCAGGCTGACGTCGAGAGCGACGATATTGATGTCGTTTGACGGCAATCATGTGCGGATACCCAATTCAACCGTATTCAAGGCCGTCATTACCAACTATACCCGGCATCCGAATCGGCGCTTTGAATTCGATTTGGGTATCGGTTACAGCGAAAACTTAAGTCGGGCGCAAGAGTTGATTTTGAATGCTTTGGAGAATATGCAGGGCATCCTGACGGAACCCAAGCCGCAGGTTATCGTGCAGGACATCGGCGATTCGAATGTTGTCTTGCGTATTTACGCTTGGCTGAATCAAACCGAGTACGGTTTTTTAAAAGTGCGTAGCGAAGCGATTAAGCGAGTCAAGGAATGTGTCGATCAGGCAAATATTAGTGTGCCACGTCCGATTTACGACCTTAATATGATTAAAGCGTCCACAGCATCCGAGCAATCTCAAGTAGCCAACGTTGCACCGGCATCGGACACCACGCGTGATGAGATCGCCGACGTCAGCGCCGACAATGAATTAAAAGAACAAATACTTGAAGATAACCTGAAATACGGCGATGAGAA
This sequence is a window from Methylomonas methanica MC09. Protein-coding genes within it:
- a CDS encoding DUF2254 domain-containing protein, yielding MRTWLIHFWEYLRNSYWLIPVIMLFTAIALSYSLLEADAHIDLTMVRGLGWLVFTSSDGARAVLSTIAASTFAAATLTFSVTMVTLSLTSSQFGPRLLRNFLRDPVNQFVFGAFIATFVYCLLIMRGMGVADSRIPSISISLALVFVLTDSILFIGFIHHLTSSIRVERIAFEIGQEFIEAIHRFLPEPYTEDEESSYAPSLPKDTATVIRSEAFGYVQAINHSALISLAENENITIELLFKPGHYVQPGAPIANIWPYVHLKDHIEGPLRACFLLGKQPSGEQDLEFTVRQLVQIAARALSPGINDPFTAMTCIDYLATGLAVIATRQLPEFQIRNEAGRLLLVKNRISFQSLLEACFNGIRQMCANNPPVVIYLLEAFAQLASITQRNADREALALNAKLTLDSTIGQNLLEHDAQAIKQRFERVQQAFALSEEALPTKS
- a CDS encoding mechanosensitive ion channel domain-containing protein; its protein translation is MRIYQFFLVLIVSNLLFVNTGYADAIDQILTDSGSEASSVNTKPIELEHSKQTDKQIKKRLEQIYSELEGLNDLQVAVASSVVTLTGTVDSKAAEQKALDFARNVQGVIDVKNQLITTHDLKKRLDTVQSKFKTSAEQLLVESPLYLLALLTFCLFWFIGSWLGKRQQLYRKIAVNYFIADLLGKFVHLVCTLLGIVLALSLLDATALLGTILGAAGILGLAISFAVRDTVENFIASLLLSIRNPFEVNDAVDIDGFQGSVVRLTSRATILMSFDGNHVRIPNSTVFKAVITNYTRHPNRRFEFDLGIGYSENLSRAQELILNALENMQGILTEPKPQVIVQDIGDSNVVLRIYAWLNQTEYGFLKVRSEAIKRVKECVDQANISVPRPIYDLNMIKASTASEQSQVANVAPASDTTRDEIADVSADNELKEQILEDNLKYGDENLLDSDSKKEI